The Nocardioides panzhihuensis genome has a segment encoding these proteins:
- a CDS encoding acyl-CoA dehydrogenase family protein, which yields MPQTPLELFGTEALIGEEDRAIRDTVRAFVEKEVKPHLADWFEAGEVPVRELAPELGRLGVLGMHLEGYGCAGTSATAYGLACMELEAADSGIRSLVSVQGSLAMFAIWKWGSEEQKQEWLPRMAAGEAIGCFGLTEPDFGSNPAGMRTRARRDASGDWVLSGTKMWITNAPVADVAVVWAQTDEAADGKGIRGFVVPTDTPGFSAPVIKQKLSLRASVTGEIVLDEVRLPASAAFPEVRGLKGPLSCLNEARFGIVFGAVGAARDCLESAIAYAASREIYDKPLAGYQITQTKLADMTLELGKSMLLALQLGRLKDEGTLRPEQISLGKLNNVREAIAIARECRTILAAAGVTLEYPIMRHANNLESVLTYEGTSEVHQLIIGQALTGESAFR from the coding sequence ATGCCCCAGACCCCGCTCGAGCTGTTCGGCACCGAGGCCCTCATCGGCGAGGAGGACCGCGCGATCCGCGACACGGTGAGGGCCTTCGTGGAGAAGGAGGTCAAGCCTCACCTCGCCGACTGGTTCGAGGCCGGTGAGGTCCCGGTCCGTGAGCTCGCCCCCGAGCTCGGCAGGCTGGGCGTCCTCGGGATGCACCTGGAGGGCTACGGCTGCGCGGGCACCAGCGCCACCGCGTACGGGCTGGCCTGCATGGAGCTCGAGGCGGCCGACTCCGGGATCCGCTCGCTGGTCTCCGTGCAGGGCTCACTGGCGATGTTCGCGATCTGGAAGTGGGGGAGCGAGGAGCAGAAGCAGGAGTGGCTGCCGCGGATGGCCGCCGGGGAGGCGATCGGCTGCTTCGGGCTGACCGAGCCCGACTTCGGCTCCAACCCGGCCGGGATGCGCACGCGCGCCCGGCGTGATGCCTCGGGCGACTGGGTTCTCTCCGGCACCAAGATGTGGATCACCAACGCACCGGTCGCCGACGTCGCGGTGGTGTGGGCCCAGACCGACGAGGCGGCCGACGGCAAGGGGATCCGCGGCTTCGTCGTCCCCACCGACACCCCTGGCTTCTCCGCACCGGTGATCAAGCAGAAGCTGTCGCTGCGTGCCTCGGTCACCGGCGAGATCGTCCTGGACGAGGTACGCCTCCCGGCCTCCGCCGCGTTCCCCGAGGTCAGGGGCTTGAAGGGCCCGCTGTCGTGTCTCAACGAGGCCCGGTTCGGCATCGTCTTCGGCGCCGTCGGCGCGGCCCGCGACTGCCTCGAGTCAGCCATCGCGTACGCCGCCTCCCGGGAGATCTACGACAAGCCGCTGGCCGGCTACCAGATCACCCAGACCAAGCTCGCCGACATGACCCTCGAGCTCGGCAAGTCGATGCTCCTCGCGCTGCAGCTGGGGCGCCTGAAGGACGAGGGCACCCTCCGCCCCGAGCAGATCTCGCTCGGCAAGCTCAACAACGTCCGTGAGGCGATCGCGATCGCCCGCGAGTGCCGCACCATCCTCGCGGCCGCCGGCGTGACTCTCGAGTACCCGATCATGCGCCACGCCAACAACCTCGAGTCGGTCCTGACGTACGAAGGCACCAGCGAGGTCCACCAGCTCATCATCGGCCAGGCGCTGACGGGGGAGTCCGCCTTCCGCTGA
- a CDS encoding sulfite exporter TauE/SafE family protein produces MTWLDQLVVLAAGLGAGILTSTVGVASLLSFPVLVAVGLPPVVANTSNTVGMTPAGLSGSFGYRRELAEHPGVTVAVLITAGCGSVAGSLLLLWLPGSVFEAVVPWLILGTCVLVGVQPRLSRFLRQHATDTEPRVRVSGPTAVFATLTGAYGGYFGAGSGVMMMAVLGFGTDLEFRTVNALKTFAVMASNVVATVIFVAIADLDWLAVGLLAAGSVVGGYVGARIGRRLPAAVLRSMIVVVGIGAATFMLVH; encoded by the coding sequence ATGACGTGGCTGGACCAGCTCGTGGTGCTCGCCGCGGGCCTGGGTGCCGGCATCCTCACCTCCACGGTGGGGGTCGCGTCGCTGCTCAGCTTTCCCGTGCTGGTCGCGGTGGGCCTGCCGCCGGTCGTGGCCAACACCTCCAACACGGTCGGGATGACGCCGGCCGGGCTCAGCGGCTCCTTCGGCTACCGGCGCGAGCTGGCCGAGCATCCGGGGGTGACCGTCGCCGTGCTGATCACCGCAGGCTGCGGCAGCGTCGCCGGATCATTGCTCCTGCTGTGGCTGCCGGGATCCGTCTTCGAGGCGGTCGTGCCGTGGCTGATCCTGGGCACCTGCGTACTCGTCGGGGTGCAGCCTCGGTTGAGCCGGTTCCTGCGCCAGCACGCCACCGACACCGAGCCGCGGGTGCGGGTCTCCGGGCCGACCGCGGTGTTCGCGACGCTGACCGGCGCCTACGGCGGCTACTTCGGCGCCGGCTCCGGGGTGATGATGATGGCCGTGCTCGGCTTCGGGACCGACCTGGAGTTCCGCACCGTCAACGCGCTCAAGACGTTCGCGGTGATGGCCTCGAACGTGGTCGCGACCGTCATCTTCGTGGCGATCGCCGACCTCGACTGGCTGGCGGTCGGTCTGCTCGCCGCAGGCTCGGTCGTGGGCGGGTACGTCGGGGCGCGCATCGGTCGCCGGCTCCCGGCCGCCGTGCTGCGCTCGATGATCGTCGTCGTCGGGATCGGCGCGGCGACGTTCATGCTGGTGCACTGA
- a CDS encoding TetR/AcrR family transcriptional regulator yields MTRKVKDDGRSSRWDSHREARRAELVAAAVRAVDSAGAEVSIADIAAEAGVSKPVLYRYFADKAELHGAVGMWAAGQILDAVVEAVLAPAPTRQRVEAGVAAYVETIAEHPNVYLLLVRQHTGGTDPLADGKQLIAATFTRLLVDTFGRLGVDAAGAEPWAHSFVGIGESAGQWWLERRTMSRAAFTRYLSELVWHALAGTTAEYGVDLSALDRPEIVTPLRKGRS; encoded by the coding sequence ATGACACGGAAGGTCAAGGACGACGGCCGGTCCTCACGCTGGGACTCCCACCGCGAGGCGAGACGGGCGGAGCTGGTCGCCGCCGCCGTACGGGCGGTCGACTCCGCCGGCGCGGAGGTCTCGATCGCCGACATCGCCGCCGAGGCCGGGGTCAGCAAGCCGGTGCTCTACCGCTACTTCGCTGACAAGGCCGAGCTGCACGGCGCGGTGGGGATGTGGGCGGCGGGGCAGATCCTCGACGCCGTGGTCGAGGCCGTGCTCGCTCCCGCGCCGACCCGCCAGCGGGTCGAGGCCGGCGTCGCTGCGTACGTCGAGACCATCGCCGAGCATCCCAACGTCTATCTGCTCCTGGTGCGCCAGCACACCGGCGGCACCGACCCGCTCGCCGACGGCAAGCAGCTCATCGCTGCGACCTTCACGCGCCTGCTCGTCGACACCTTCGGCCGCCTCGGAGTCGACGCGGCCGGCGCCGAGCCGTGGGCGCACAGCTTCGTCGGGATCGGCGAGTCCGCGGGCCAGTGGTGGCTCGAGCGACGCACCATGTCGCGCGCCGCGTTCACCCGCTATCTCAGCGAGCTCGTCTGGCACGCGCTGGCGGGCACCACCGCCGAGTACGGCGTCGACCTGAGCGCCCTGGACCGACCCGAGATCGTCACCCCGCTCCGAAAGGGCCGTTCATGA
- a CDS encoding anti-sigma factor family protein: protein MNDDLDASTHETFADWDASYVLGALSPSDRRAYERHLTGCGVCRDAVAELAGMPGLLGALSRGEAEELLEDPTAEVAAPPLADLAGAVRRSRRRRRAFAVAAAAVLLASGTAIGGLLLDGDETRQPTAGPSASATPSGSAGANVRTVDLRPVGSVDMWAQLVVTPTSWGTKLNWSCHYPPKPGQSPPARSDYQDEPVTYDLVLVGRDGSRTVAGSWTWSGGETLGLDASSAVPIADVERVEITLVGEDTAVAAASLT, encoded by the coding sequence ATGAACGACGACCTGGACGCCTCGACACACGAGACGTTCGCCGACTGGGACGCCTCCTACGTGCTCGGAGCGCTGAGCCCGAGCGACCGGCGGGCCTACGAACGGCACCTGACCGGCTGTGGCGTGTGCCGCGACGCCGTCGCCGAGCTCGCCGGGATGCCCGGACTGCTCGGGGCGCTCTCGCGCGGGGAGGCCGAGGAGCTGCTCGAGGACCCCACCGCAGAGGTCGCGGCGCCGCCGCTGGCTGACCTGGCCGGAGCCGTACGCAGGTCACGACGGCGTCGCCGGGCGTTCGCCGTCGCGGCCGCGGCCGTGCTCCTCGCCAGTGGCACGGCCATCGGTGGACTGCTGCTCGACGGTGACGAGACCCGCCAGCCGACCGCCGGCCCCTCGGCCTCGGCAACGCCTTCGGGCTCTGCCGGCGCTAACGTACGCACCGTCGACCTGCGACCGGTGGGCAGCGTGGACATGTGGGCTCAGCTCGTGGTCACCCCGACTTCGTGGGGCACCAAGCTCAACTGGAGCTGCCACTACCCACCCAAGCCGGGGCAGAGCCCGCCGGCGCGGTCGGACTATCAGGATGAGCCGGTGACGTACGACCTGGTCCTGGTCGGCCGGGACGGCTCGCGCACGGTCGCCGGGTCGTGGACCTGGTCGGGCGGAGAGACGCTCGGGCTGGACGCCTCCTCCGCGGTGCCGATCGCCGATGTCGAGCGGGTCGAGATCACCCTCGTCGGCGAGGACACCGCGGTCGCGGCGGCGTCGTTGACCTGA
- a CDS encoding glycosyl hydrolase family 28-related protein → MPHLDRRNLLALGGLTAGAALLPTTKAQAATRGATGMSTSGGAALWQEYLAAPDTHPQIPNVSYAGYGRGDRRIPQPRVVANVKRYGARGDGRADDTDALRRAVTAAGAAGGGVVLLPAGTYRTTGMIPVHDSGVVIRGESPEETVIYCENSLDDGYMLNRRGSISQWSWMGGQIWFVPRRRLASLREAGFVGNEGWMDNETLTTLAPAARGDRELQVADTTGLHAGDTVLLTLRNLPDNSLLKHLCGDISGADDYLWETKGRRMRPEISDWTGAPNFEHYRWPVEVTAVHDGRITLAQPLRVELRPEWEPTLTTLGPAIRNAGIESLTMRMREVPTPQHNVEPGFNGPCFQSAIDCWARDVHVEHADNAFGLVATKNVSIVGARVSGRRGHHPFMCRVQSHDNLVADFEIAGPTQHGLNVEGWSSGNVWAGGTMANGTLDSHKLIPTDAVRTAITINNDGNTGGAGDAGPNWGARFTHWNIEVTNGRSHGIRIEENAPYSAVVGVTGTTGPTNHARDFSGPLGSVTDSLDATVLPKNLYLAQLRHRQRTER, encoded by the coding sequence ATGCCCCACCTCGACCGCCGCAACCTGCTCGCCCTCGGTGGACTCACAGCCGGCGCCGCACTTCTGCCCACCACCAAAGCCCAGGCGGCGACGCGCGGCGCGACGGGGATGTCCACGTCGGGCGGCGCCGCACTGTGGCAGGAGTACCTCGCCGCCCCCGACACCCACCCGCAGATCCCCAACGTCTCCTACGCCGGCTACGGCCGCGGGGACCGACGAATCCCCCAACCGCGGGTGGTCGCCAACGTCAAGCGGTACGGCGCGCGCGGCGACGGCCGGGCCGACGACACCGACGCTCTTCGGCGGGCCGTCACGGCCGCGGGGGCGGCGGGCGGGGGCGTCGTACTGCTTCCGGCGGGCACCTACCGCACCACCGGAATGATCCCCGTGCACGACTCCGGGGTGGTCATCCGCGGGGAGAGCCCCGAGGAGACCGTCATCTACTGCGAGAACTCGCTGGACGACGGCTACATGCTCAACCGCCGCGGCTCGATCAGCCAGTGGAGCTGGATGGGCGGTCAGATCTGGTTCGTGCCACGTCGCCGACTGGCGTCGCTGCGCGAGGCGGGCTTCGTCGGCAACGAGGGCTGGATGGACAACGAGACGCTGACCACCCTCGCTCCGGCCGCCCGCGGCGACCGCGAGCTCCAGGTCGCCGACACCACCGGGCTGCACGCCGGTGACACCGTGCTGCTGACGCTGCGCAACCTGCCAGACAACAGCCTGCTGAAGCACCTGTGCGGGGACATCTCCGGGGCCGACGACTATCTCTGGGAGACCAAAGGCCGACGGATGCGTCCCGAGATCAGCGACTGGACCGGCGCGCCCAACTTCGAGCACTACCGCTGGCCGGTCGAGGTGACCGCCGTCCATGATGGCCGGATCACCCTGGCACAGCCGCTGCGGGTGGAGCTGCGCCCCGAGTGGGAACCGACGCTGACGACCCTGGGACCGGCGATCCGCAATGCTGGCATCGAGAGCCTGACCATGCGGATGCGCGAGGTCCCCACGCCTCAGCACAACGTCGAGCCCGGCTTCAACGGGCCGTGCTTCCAGTCGGCCATCGACTGCTGGGCGCGCGACGTCCACGTCGAGCACGCCGACAACGCCTTCGGCCTGGTCGCCACCAAGAACGTCTCCATCGTCGGCGCCCGCGTCTCAGGGCGCCGCGGCCACCACCCCTTCATGTGCCGCGTGCAGTCCCACGACAACCTCGTCGCCGACTTCGAGATCGCCGGGCCCACCCAGCACGGTCTCAACGTCGAGGGATGGTCCTCCGGCAACGTGTGGGCCGGCGGCACCATGGCCAACGGCACCCTCGACTCGCACAAGCTCATCCCCACCGACGCGGTACGCACCGCGATCACCATCAACAACGACGGGAACACCGGCGGCGCCGGCGACGCGGGACCCAACTGGGGAGCCCGCTTCACCCACTGGAACATCGAGGTGACCAACGGCCGCTCGCACGGCATCCGGATCGAGGAGAACGCGCCGTACAGCGCCGTGGTGGGGGTCACCGGGACCACCGGACCGACCAACCACGCGCGCGACTTCTCCGGGCCGCTGGGCTCGGTCACCGACTCCCTGGACGCGACGGTGCTGCCGAAGAACCTGTACCTGGCCCAGCTCCGCCACCGGCAGCGTACCGAGCGCTGA
- a CDS encoding sensor histidine kinase — MSLPLRRSLDHTALLLGIPVLALSVFVAAVSLPASGAAVVCAASVVAHLALALRLSRPRLSFATVAACIGVLALTSGLFIVVPSVLTFPVALYAVTAHGSRLDGMAAAGVGVLGAVFGTWRFVTDASVRAEGLEPHAGFVLVTLLSVVAATWALGQRTRGDIARAKADEQRATERVSAAARDERTRIAIEMHDVVAHSLAVIVSQARGAQYTDRSDWQVPIDTLSTIERTGREALSEMRGILGLLRDGGRDGDLAPVPALGDLPELVTRFPSARLTVVGTPQPLSPARELAVYRAAQESLTNVLKHSGHGAAAEVTLTWAPARLVLEVTDDGDGVTTDDGAAGLGLSGMRYRVEALGGTAVAGPKRAGGFAVTVSLPTEEEDR, encoded by the coding sequence ATGTCGCTGCCGCTTCGGAGGAGCCTCGATCACACGGCTCTGCTGCTCGGCATTCCCGTTCTCGCCCTGTCGGTGTTCGTCGCCGCCGTCTCGCTGCCCGCGAGCGGTGCCGCCGTGGTCTGCGCTGCGTCGGTCGTGGCACACCTCGCACTTGCGCTCAGACTGTCCCGGCCACGTCTCTCCTTCGCCACGGTGGCCGCCTGCATCGGCGTACTGGCCCTGACCAGCGGCTTGTTCATCGTGGTGCCGTCCGTGCTGACGTTCCCCGTCGCCCTGTACGCGGTGACAGCCCACGGCAGTCGGCTGGACGGAATGGCAGCCGCGGGGGTCGGGGTCCTCGGCGCGGTCTTCGGCACGTGGCGGTTCGTCACCGATGCGAGCGTCCGAGCGGAGGGGCTCGAGCCACACGCGGGCTTCGTACTGGTGACCCTCCTCTCCGTCGTCGCGGCAACCTGGGCCCTGGGGCAGCGGACCCGTGGCGACATCGCCCGAGCGAAGGCCGACGAACAGCGGGCGACGGAACGGGTCTCCGCGGCGGCACGCGACGAGCGGACCAGGATCGCCATCGAGATGCACGATGTCGTGGCTCATTCGCTCGCGGTGATCGTGAGCCAGGCACGCGGTGCCCAGTACACCGACCGCTCCGACTGGCAGGTGCCGATCGACACCCTGTCGACGATCGAGAGAACCGGCCGCGAGGCGCTCAGCGAGATGCGCGGCATCCTCGGCCTGCTGCGCGACGGTGGCCGGGACGGTGACCTGGCCCCCGTACCGGCTCTCGGTGACCTGCCCGAGCTGGTCACCCGCTTCCCGTCCGCTCGACTCACCGTCGTCGGGACACCACAACCGTTGTCGCCGGCCCGCGAGCTGGCGGTCTACAGAGCTGCCCAGGAGTCGCTCACCAACGTCCTCAAGCACTCGGGCCACGGGGCGGCTGCCGAGGTCACGCTCACGTGGGCGCCCGCCCGGCTGGTCCTGGAGGTGACGGACGACGGGGACGGGGTGACCACCGACGACGGCGCGGCCGGTCTCGGTCTTTCCGGGATGCGTTACCGGGTGGAGGCGCTCGGTGGGACGGCAGTTGCCGGGCCGAAGCGGGCGGGAGGATTTGCCGTGACCGTGTCGCTGCCGACCGAGGAGGAGGACCGGTGA
- a CDS encoding sigma-70 family RNA polymerase sigma factor, with amino-acid sequence MGAEDELLVAVHDAHSEALYRYVVRRTGDAEEARDVVQETLLRAWRNPAVLQRPDDGVRAWLFTTARNLVIDDLRSARRKREYAAESLPEQSRTDQAEADQTQAVLDSWIVADALLALSSDHRAVVVGAYYGGRSVAELATELDIPPGTVKSRLHYGLRALRLALQEKGVTS; translated from the coding sequence ATGGGTGCGGAGGACGAGCTGCTCGTAGCGGTGCACGACGCCCATTCGGAGGCTCTCTACCGCTACGTCGTACGCCGCACCGGCGACGCCGAGGAGGCACGCGACGTGGTGCAGGAGACGCTGCTGCGCGCCTGGCGCAATCCGGCTGTGCTGCAGCGTCCCGACGACGGCGTCCGCGCCTGGCTGTTCACCACCGCCCGCAACCTGGTCATCGACGACCTGCGCAGCGCGCGCCGGAAGCGGGAGTACGCCGCGGAGTCCTTGCCCGAGCAGAGCCGGACCGACCAGGCCGAGGCCGACCAGACCCAGGCGGTGCTCGACTCCTGGATCGTCGCCGACGCCCTGCTCGCGCTCTCCTCCGACCATCGTGCGGTGGTGGTCGGGGCCTACTACGGCGGCCGGTCGGTCGCGGAGCTCGCCACCGAGCTCGACATCCCACCCGGCACCGTCAAGTCTCGGCTGCACTACGGCCTGCGAGCCCTGCGTCTCGCCCTGCAAGAGAAGGGGGTCACCTCATGA
- a CDS encoding FadR/GntR family transcriptional regulator, whose translation MSESARFPRPLQRTRLYEQVAEQITAWISENDLKAGDRLPPERQLATSLGVSRATLSQALVALEVIGVVAVRHGDGTVLTDKPRAERITDAIRAHAERIPDVIEARDALETKLAALAAQRRTQEDLDRIEAALRAMADDVDGGGRGVQGDELFHRAVTEAAHSPLLEQMMSEISELIRETRIESLSQPDRPRTSLAGHRRIADAIASGDAEAAAAAMHGHVMLVSDVALLRD comes from the coding sequence ATGAGTGAGTCCGCGCGCTTTCCACGTCCGCTGCAGCGAACCCGCCTCTATGAGCAGGTCGCGGAGCAGATCACCGCCTGGATCTCGGAGAACGATCTGAAGGCCGGCGATCGGCTGCCGCCGGAGAGGCAGCTCGCCACGAGCCTCGGAGTCAGCCGCGCGACGCTCAGCCAAGCCCTCGTGGCCCTCGAGGTGATCGGTGTCGTCGCGGTGCGGCACGGTGACGGGACGGTCCTGACCGACAAGCCTCGTGCCGAGCGCATCACCGATGCGATCCGGGCCCACGCGGAACGGATCCCCGACGTCATCGAGGCGCGGGACGCCTTGGAGACCAAGCTCGCCGCCCTGGCGGCGCAGCGGCGTACGCAGGAGGACCTCGACCGGATCGAGGCGGCTCTACGGGCGATGGCGGACGACGTCGACGGCGGCGGCCGCGGCGTCCAAGGTGATGAGCTCTTCCATCGCGCGGTCACCGAGGCCGCCCACTCCCCTCTGCTCGAGCAGATGATGTCGGAGATCAGCGAGCTGATCCGCGAGACGCGGATCGAGTCGCTCTCCCAGCCCGATCGCCCCCGGACCTCGCTCGCAGGTCACCGGAGGATCGCCGACGCGATCGCCTCGGGTGATGCCGAAGCCGCCGCGGCCGCCATGCACGGGCACGTCATGCTGGTCAGCGACGTCGCTCTCCTCCGCGACTGA
- a CDS encoding YceI family protein, whose amino-acid sequence MRTRTKAAIGAGAAVVVVGGVVAIFGPGWYADRAEDAAADEPSLSASAAPADEADSTGTWTVSDGSYAGYRLDEVLRGEDVTVTGRTEDVTGDVTVADGEVTEASIEVKVATIATDSENRDGYFRENAIEADQFPTATFELTEPAALEEGATEVELVGDLTVHGETRPVTVDAEVGGDGASALQVVGSVPVTFADFGIEAPNLGFVSVEDTGSIEFSLELVKG is encoded by the coding sequence GTGCGGACACGTACGAAAGCAGCAATCGGGGCCGGTGCGGCAGTCGTCGTGGTCGGAGGCGTCGTGGCGATCTTCGGGCCCGGCTGGTACGCCGACCGGGCCGAGGACGCGGCTGCGGACGAGCCCAGCCTCAGCGCGTCGGCGGCGCCCGCTGACGAAGCCGACAGCACCGGAACCTGGACCGTCTCGGACGGCTCCTACGCCGGCTACCGCCTCGACGAGGTGCTCCGGGGCGAGGACGTCACCGTCACCGGTCGAACCGAGGACGTGACCGGCGATGTCACCGTCGCCGACGGCGAGGTCACCGAGGCGAGCATCGAGGTGAAGGTCGCCACGATCGCCACCGACTCCGAGAACCGTGACGGCTACTTCCGCGAGAACGCGATCGAGGCCGACCAGTTCCCGACCGCCACGTTCGAGCTGACCGAGCCCGCCGCCCTCGAGGAGGGTGCGACCGAGGTCGAGCTGGTCGGCGACCTCACCGTCCACGGCGAGACGAGGCCGGTGACCGTGGACGCCGAGGTCGGCGGCGACGGTGCCAGCGCCCTCCAGGTCGTCGGCAGCGTGCCGGTCACCTTCGCAGACTTCGGCATCGAGGCCCCGAACCTCGGCTTCGTGAGCGTCGAGGACACCGGCAGCATCGAGTTCTCGCTCGAGCTGGTCAAGGGCTGA
- a CDS encoding TetR-like C-terminal domain-containing protein, with protein sequence MFQLDGGLAYAQEDTPEPLKDAFTALMETLGDVAGDGVAPELFTEVFWASLHGVATLTRSGRLLPEDAEQRVDLIVDRLAAL encoded by the coding sequence CTGTTCCAGCTCGACGGCGGCCTGGCGTACGCACAGGAGGACACTCCGGAGCCGCTGAAGGATGCCTTCACGGCGCTGATGGAGACTTTGGGCGATGTTGCCGGCGATGGCGTCGCGCCGGAGCTGTTCACCGAGGTGTTCTGGGCGTCCCTGCACGGCGTGGCGACGCTGACTCGGTCGGGGCGGCTGCTGCCGGAGGACGCCGAGCAGCGGGTCGACCTCATCGTCGACCGTCTCGCCGCGCTCTGA
- a CDS encoding DUF4873 domain-containing protein, translated as MSTHEPQHLYDGNARLESEHGVWEVDVALRGAFQPIDGRFHWYGRVGTALEGVRNGQTVTVRTTHGEAEGRLSDIDPWGRFRLSGTGKPPF; from the coding sequence ATGAGCACGCACGAGCCGCAGCACCTCTACGACGGCAACGCCCGCCTCGAGTCCGAGCACGGCGTCTGGGAGGTCGACGTCGCCCTCCGCGGCGCCTTCCAGCCGATCGACGGCCGCTTCCATTGGTACGGCCGGGTCGGCACAGCCCTCGAAGGCGTACGCAACGGCCAGACCGTCACCGTCCGCACCACCCACGGCGAAGCCGAAGGGCGGCTCTCCGACATCGACCCGTGGGGGCGGTTCCGGCTCTCGGGGACCGGTAAGCCGCCGTTCTGA
- a CDS encoding AurF N-oxygenase family protein, with amino-acid sequence MTIADPTADRLLRSTARQSYDPEVDLDWEAAPVEGLWWMQPERVSLYGTPTWDRLSIEQQIELSRHEVASIMSVGLWFEVLLMQLLLREVYGADPRTARTQYALTEIGDETRHSVMFGRAIAAMGAPAYGPRPAVLRVGKLAPLLHGPSVFSATLVGEEPLDRWQRELMKDERCQPLTRMASRIHVTEEARHVTFAREELAAAMSQKIGRTQLRLHQNLTARAAYVMARSLVHPDCYAAVGLDPMEARREALGNEHHRATLAWMGEKMMPYLIEHGMVSEKDRKIWRASFLVPRD; translated from the coding sequence ATGACCATCGCCGACCCGACCGCCGACCGGCTCCTGCGTTCCACGGCGCGCCAGTCCTACGACCCGGAGGTGGACCTCGACTGGGAGGCCGCGCCCGTCGAGGGGCTGTGGTGGATGCAGCCCGAGCGCGTCTCCCTCTACGGCACCCCGACCTGGGACCGACTCAGCATCGAGCAGCAGATCGAGCTCTCCCGGCACGAGGTCGCCAGCATCATGAGCGTCGGCCTGTGGTTCGAGGTGCTGCTGATGCAGCTCCTGCTTCGTGAGGTCTACGGGGCGGATCCGCGCACGGCACGGACGCAATACGCGTTGACCGAGATCGGCGACGAGACCCGCCACTCAGTGATGTTCGGCCGGGCGATCGCGGCGATGGGGGCACCGGCGTACGGCCCGCGGCCTGCTGTTCTCCGCGTCGGGAAGCTCGCCCCGCTGCTGCACGGGCCCAGCGTCTTCTCCGCGACCCTGGTCGGCGAGGAGCCGCTCGACCGGTGGCAGCGAGAGCTGATGAAGGACGAGCGCTGCCAGCCGCTGACCCGCATGGCTTCCCGCATCCACGTCACCGAGGAGGCGCGCCACGTCACCTTCGCCCGGGAGGAGCTCGCCGCGGCGATGTCGCAGAAGATCGGGCGCACGCAGCTCCGGCTGCACCAGAACCTCACCGCTCGAGCCGCGTATGTGATGGCCCGCTCGCTGGTCCACCCGGACTGCTACGCGGCCGTCGGCCTCGACCCGATGGAGGCACGCCGCGAGGCGCTCGGCAACGAGCACCACCGCGCCACCCTGGCCTGGATGGGCGAGAAGATGATGCCCTACCTCATCGAGCACGGGATGGTCTCGGAGAAGGACCGCAAGATCTGGCGGGCCTCGTTCCTGGTGCCGCGCGACTGA
- a CDS encoding DUF389 domain-containing protein, with protein sequence MTGALAVLTADVARITERLFLTVGDRRRNLTAFWVLLVLAGVIAAAGVVADSTATVIGAMIVAPLMTPILGTALALVLADRRQLATNIALVIGAAAAVILIGFVIGLTVPRPPRGSASPPSPAPISTSPSATRRSTTLCSSSTAAWRTHRRTLRSR encoded by the coding sequence ATGACAGGAGCTCTGGCCGTTTTGACGGCTGACGTCGCGCGCATCACCGAACGTCTGTTCCTGACGGTGGGCGACCGTCGGCGCAACCTCACGGCGTTCTGGGTGCTGCTCGTGCTCGCCGGCGTCATCGCCGCCGCCGGCGTGGTCGCCGACTCCACCGCGACCGTCATCGGCGCCATGATCGTGGCCCCGCTGATGACACCGATCCTGGGCACGGCGCTGGCGCTCGTCCTCGCCGATCGCCGACAGCTGGCGACCAACATCGCCCTGGTGATCGGCGCCGCGGCTGCGGTCATCCTCATCGGGTTCGTGATCGGGCTGACGGTGCCGCGACCACCCCGAGGGAGCGCGTCGCCTCCCTCGCCCGCGCCTATCTCGACTTCGCCGAGCGCAACCCGGCGGTCTACGACGCTCTGTTCCAGCTCGACGGCGGCCTGGCGTACGCACAGGAGGACACTCCGGAGCCGCTGA